One Fusarium poae strain DAOMC 252244 chromosome 4, whole genome shotgun sequence DNA window includes the following coding sequences:
- a CDS encoding hypothetical protein (BUSCO:58502at5125): MSSQAVPDTQLGLTNEEIQLLRQGQAALGGGSSSSRAASRASSQGLLLLDSSSLSALGRYFDHLMASIEQRINYLSHEAQRFTQLQYDEADGIIGGADAEIARYTEILQQLDELEVDFDRIAHIKEIVKGYRSRVESLERDLESSGSSSRHHSHRHSSSHHSSSHRSHGHSHRHSSSHRSRH; encoded by the coding sequence ATGTCTTCACAGGCTGTCCCGGACACGCAGCTAGGGCTTACAAACGAGGAGATCCAGCTGCTTCGCCAAGGGCAGGCGGCACTGGGAGGGGGGTCCAGCAGCTCGCGCGCCGCCAGTCGTGCAAGTAGCCAAGGCCTTCTACTACTTGACAGCTCCTCACTTTCTGCATTAGGTCGGTACTTCGACCACCTCATGGCCAGTATCGAGCAACGGATCAACTACCTGAGTCACGAAGCGCAGCGTTTTACTCAACTGCAGTACGATGAAGCGGATGGGATCATTGGTGGCGCCGATGCAGAAATTGCTCGCTATACCGAGATTCTTCAGCAGCTGGATGAGCTTGAGGTGGATTTTGATCGTATCGCTCACATCAAGGAAATCGTCAAGGGTTACAGGTCAAGAGTTGAGAGCTTAGAAAGGGACCTCGAGAGCAGCGGTAGCTCTAGCCGACATCATTCTCACCGGCACTCGTCGTCACATCATTCCTCGTCCCATCGCAGCCATGGCCACTCCCACCGTCACAGCAGCTCTCACCGCTCAAGGCATTAA